CCGCTTGTAAAAGGAGCGGCCGATCAACCGAAAAGGTTCAATCGCGCGATTGAGGCGTGCCTGGAATGGTCTCATAGGGCACGCGGAAGACGCGATCGTCGAACTGCATGCCGGTTTTGACGTTGAAGATCATCACCGAGGTGTCCTTGCCCTGATTGTCGGTGATCGTCCACTGACGCAGGTCGTAGGTCTTCGGGTCGAACATCATGGTAATGGTCGAGTTTCCGAACACCGTATTGTTGCCGAGTGCGATCGTCGTCAGGTCAGACTCTTCCTTCACGCCCTTCACCATGCCGGCCGACAGATCGATGCGCTGCGCCAGGAGCAGGCTGAGCGGGGTCTTGGACAGCGGATAGAGATCCCAGGTCTTGAGCTTCATATTGCCGATGGCGACGTTCCTGCCGTCGGCGATCACCCGCATCGGCGACGGATCATCATAGTTGAAGCGCAGCTTGCCGGGGCGCTGGATGAAGAACTTGCCGCCGGTCTGTTCGCCGCGCGGGCCGAACTGCACGAATTCGCCCTGCATCGTCGTGACGCCGGAAAAATGATCGGCGATCGCCTGCGCCGTGCCGGAGGCGGGAGCTGCCGCCTGCGCATAAGCGCCAAGGGGAATGGCGCTCGCTATCGCAGCGACTGCAAAGGCGCGGAGAAGGTCGCGGCGCGTTACCGTCAGGCCGGAGAGGAAGGTATCGGAGTGACTCATCTAAATCTCCTTTATGCGATCTGCATGCTGCCGAAAGGCGGCGTCTTCAAGGCGTTGCGATCGGCCTGCGAGAGGTAACGGCTTCGATGCTATCAGGTTTCCGCAAAAGCGGCTGCATCGGAAATATATGCCTGTTATGTCAGCGGTCGAGGATGTCGCCTTCGGTCGGAACCAAAATTTCGCGTTTGCCGGCATGGTTGGCCGGTCCGATGATGCCCTCCTTCTCCATGCGCTCGACGAGCGAGGCGGCACGGTTGTAGCCGATGCCAAGTCGGCGCTGCACGTAGGAGGTCGACGCCTTGCCGTCGCGCAGCACGATGGCGACCGCCTGGTCGTAGGGATCTTCCGATTCGGAAAGATTGGACGTGCCGGCCGGGCCGCCGCCACCGCCGCCATAATCGCCGTCTTCGTCGTCATCGGCGGTTATCGCGTCGAGATATTGCGGCGAGCCCTGGGTCTTCAGGTAGGAGACGATCTCTTCCACCTCGACATCCGAAACGAACGGGCCGTGCACGCGCTGGATACGCCCGCCACCCGCCATGTAGAGCATGTCGCCCATGCCGAGCAACTGTTCGGCGCCCTGTTCGCCAAGGATGGTGCGGCTGTCGATCTTCGACGTCACCTGGAAGGAGATGCGGGTCGGGAAGTTTGCCTTGATCGTGCCGGTGATGACGTCGACCGACGGACGCTGTGTCGCCATGATCACGTGAATGCCGGCCGCACGCGCCATCTGCGCCAGACGCTGGACGGCGCCTTCGATATCCTTGCCGGCGACCATCATCAGGTCGGCCATCTCGTCGATGATCACGACGATATAGGGCATCGGCCGCAGATCGAATTCCTCGGTCTCGTACATCGCCTCGCCGGTATGGCGGTCGAATCCGGTCTGCACCGTGCGCGAGATCGCCTCGCCCTTCGACAGCGCCTGCTCGACGCGGCTGTTGAAGCCGTCGATGTTGCGCACGCCGATCTTCGACATCTTCTTGTAGCGCTCTTCCATCTCGCGCACGGTCCATTTGAGCGCGACGACGGCTTTCTTCGGATCGGTGACGACAGGCGAAAGCAGGTGCGGGATGCCGTCATAGACGGAGAGTTCGAGCATCTTCGGGTCGATCATGATCAGTCGGCACTGTTCCGGCGTCATGCGGTAGAGCAGCGACAGGATCATCGTATTGATGGCGACTGACTTGCCGGAGCCGGTGGTGCCGGCGACGAGCAGATGCGGCATCTTGGCAAGATCGGCGATGACGGCTTCGCCGCCGATCGTCTTGCCGAGCGCCATGGCGAGCTTCGCCTTGCTGCCTTCGAAATCCCGGGAGGCGATGAGTTCACGCAGATAGACGGTTTCGCGCGTCTGGTTCGGCAATTCGATGCCGATCGCGTTGCGGCCGGGCACGACGGCGACGCGGGCGGCAATCGCGCTCATCGAGCGGGCGATATCGTCGGCAAGGCCGATGACGCGCGACGACTTGATACCGGGCGCCGGCTCCAGTTCGTAGAGCGTGACGACGGGACCGGGACGGACATGGATGATCTCGCCCTTGACGCCGAAATCTTCGAGCACGCCTTCGAGCATGCGGGCATTCTGCTCCAGCGCATCGGCCGAAAGCGTGGAGTCGCGCACGACGTTCTTCGGTTCGGCGAGCAGATGCATCGACGGAAGCTGGAAACCCTCGGGACGGATGAACGAGCCCTGCGCCTCCCGCTCGATGCGGGCGCTGGGCTTCGGACGTGCGACGACGGGAACGACGCGCGGTTCCGGCTTGCCGGCCGCTTTTGCCGGTGCGCGGATCATCCAGTCGTCGTCATCGTCGTCGGGCAGGATATCGGCCGGGCGCGGCGGCATGTCGTTATCGAAGGGCAGGTCGTCGTCATTTTCATCATCGTCATCGATGGACATCGACGGCGCGGAGACGATACGCCGCGGCGAAGCCGTTCTTGACCCCATCGATGGCTCCATCGACGGTTCCATGCGCTCGCCGCGGACGGTCGACGCCTTGGCGCGGACGGGTTCGTTCAGCGTGCCGAACTCGTCATCGTTGAAATCATAAGGTGATTCGTAATCGCCATGGCGCCGCTTGCGCGGCCCCATGCCGAAGAGCCGACGCAGTCGGCCCTGGCTCATGTACCAGGCATGCGTCACGGCGCCGCTGAGAGCGACCCAGCGGGATTCGTCCTCCTCCTCGTCCTCGTCTCCGACGACGCGGGCCTTGCTGCGCGTATCGACGTAGTCCTCCTCGATCTCCTCGTCGACGTCGCTGCGGCCGACAAGGCCTGATGCAAAGAGCATCAGCCAGGCGGTCGGCGCGGCGAAGATGCAGCCGACGACCATGGCGAAGGTGCCCGTCGGATAGGCGCCGACGAAGAGTGCGGGAAAACGCAGGATCATGTCGCCGATGACACCGCCGATGCCGTTCGGGATCGGC
The Rhizobium leguminosarum DNA segment above includes these coding regions:
- a CDS encoding outer membrane lipoprotein carrier protein LolA, which gives rise to MSHSDTFLSGLTVTRRDLLRAFAVAAIASAIPLGAYAQAAAPASGTAQAIADHFSGVTTMQGEFVQFGPRGEQTGGKFFIQRPGKLRFNYDDPSPMRVIADGRNVAIGNMKLKTWDLYPLSKTPLSLLLAQRIDLSAGMVKGVKEESDLTTIALGNNTVFGNSTITMMFDPKTYDLRQWTITDNQGKDTSVMIFNVKTGMQFDDRVFRVPYETIPGTPQSRD
- a CDS encoding DNA translocase FtsK, with translation MARSTSPAMDGRPDRFSFSAFMLRQIQALIGFAIFLLLAFCVAALATWNVADPSYSYATANLPTNILGYSGAAFADIVMQFLGLASVVSMLPIVAWALTLISGRRFSRIPARAGAWFGGSVLSCAVLGCFPPPLTWPIPNGIGGVIGDMILRFPALFVGAYPTGTFAMVVGCIFAAPTAWLMLFASGLVGRSDVDEEIEEDYVDTRSKARVVGDEDEEEDESRWVALSGAVTHAWYMSQGRLRRLFGMGPRKRRHGDYESPYDFNDDEFGTLNEPVRAKASTVRGERMEPSMEPSMGSRTASPRRIVSAPSMSIDDDDENDDDLPFDNDMPPRPADILPDDDDDDWMIRAPAKAAGKPEPRVVPVVARPKPSARIEREAQGSFIRPEGFQLPSMHLLAEPKNVVRDSTLSADALEQNARMLEGVLEDFGVKGEIIHVRPGPVVTLYELEPAPGIKSSRVIGLADDIARSMSAIAARVAVVPGRNAIGIELPNQTRETVYLRELIASRDFEGSKAKLAMALGKTIGGEAVIADLAKMPHLLVAGTTGSGKSVAINTMILSLLYRMTPEQCRLIMIDPKMLELSVYDGIPHLLSPVVTDPKKAVVALKWTVREMEERYKKMSKIGVRNIDGFNSRVEQALSKGEAISRTVQTGFDRHTGEAMYETEEFDLRPMPYIVVIIDEMADLMMVAGKDIEGAVQRLAQMARAAGIHVIMATQRPSVDVITGTIKANFPTRISFQVTSKIDSRTILGEQGAEQLLGMGDMLYMAGGGRIQRVHGPFVSDVEVEEIVSYLKTQGSPQYLDAITADDDEDGDYGGGGGGPAGTSNLSESEDPYDQAVAIVLRDGKASTSYVQRRLGIGYNRAASLVERMEKEGIIGPANHAGKREILVPTEGDILDR